The Primulina eburnea isolate SZY01 chromosome 8, ASM2296580v1, whole genome shotgun sequence genome contains a region encoding:
- the LOC140839591 gene encoding uncharacterized protein, whose amino-acid sequence MVGTNLKAECMKLMDKRTAMEEEMNIIIQRLCAPPNGPGLSGNLIDSEGFPRADIDIPNVRADRHRLSELQNDHKDITDKINQNIQLLHSARLEQTAIVRDSGPSALDANVGTSLSVSNPIARDAFNAIDMDIAVSRPFAMIDEITEASPASEDGLQLGDQIVKFGNVEIGENLLQRLAAEVQKNQSQAMPLVVMRQGALITLTVTPRAWSGRGLLGCHFRTL is encoded by the exons ATGGTGGGGACGAATTTGAAAGCTGAATGCATGAAATTGATGGACAAGCGAACTGCAATGGAGGAGGAGATGAATATCATTATCCAACGCCTCTGTGCGCCGCCCAATGGCCCTGGATTATCCGGAAATCTTATCGATTCCGAG GGGTTCCCGAGGGCGGACATCGACATCCCCAATGTGAGAGCAGACCGTCATCGACTTTCTG AGCTTCAAAATGATCACAAGGACATTACTGACAAAATAAACCAAAACATTCAACTTTTGCATTCTGCAAGACTTGAACAAACTGCTATTGTCAGGGATTCAG GTCCATCTGCACTAGATGCAAATGTCGGCACTTCTTTGTCTGTTAGCAATCCTATTGCCCGAGATGCTTTCAATGCCATTGATATGGACATAGCTGTAAGCAGACCCTTTGCAATGATTGATGAAATCACAGAGGCATCTCCCGCATCTGAAGATGGTTTACAGCTCGGAGATCAAATTGTGAAATTTGGAAATGTGGAAATAGGTGAGAACTTGTTGCAAAGGCTAGCTGCTGAAGTTCAGAAAAACCAAAGTCAAGCAATGCCCTTGGTGGTAATGAGGCAAGGAGCTCTCATTACCCTGACAGTGACACCAAGAGCATGGTCAGGTCGCGGACTTTTGGG GTGTCATTTCAGAACCTTGTAG
- the LOC140839592 gene encoding probable WRKY transcription factor 32 isoform X1 encodes MEEGARRSSVASLAAENENSNPPNEGEEVRGEATGEEDEQRLESGDNRNDCNVEKYSSRESGESKDVELETLASVRLSDRGSQNSDSTHNLSEVPVEYSLQPLLSVEELKDQVKAIHEEPLESITGQPAQVPIQHLIRPCDGSSNLDLSPIYVTQAGSYVRSPSSAEQKVVPVENKRNPRVGDQDINSPKPKPFAAPPMLKASSDGYNWRKYGQKQVKSPEGFRSYYRCTFSDCYAKKIDCCDRSNSVIETVYRSLHSHDPPRKLNCITEIKAAQPIMPIDCSNDTTHSARCPSEPVPSTSSKETVLIIDQIPETKQQESSGSDETTEISFKDEQVDGPGCVNRQKRSSAELGPLSKPGKKGKFVVHAAGDMGISGDGYRWRKYGQKMVKGNPHPRNYYRCTSAGCPVRKHIEKAVDNSSAVVITYKGVHDHDMPVPKKHHGSKSSPLVDDTCDSMDNVKSIKMKPYQSQTQLSMDKESDLTNESMNLGGEKTLESAQTLLSIEFEIKPS; translated from the exons ATGGAGGAGGGGGCGCGTCGGAGCTCTGTAGCTTCGCTCGCAGCGGAGAACGAGAATTCGAATCCTCCAAACGAAGGTGAAGAAGTTCGAGGTGAAGCAACCGGAGAAGAAGATGAACAGAGGCTAGAGAGTGGAGATAATAGGAATGATTGTAACGTTGAGAAATATTCCTCTCGTGAGAGCGGAGAATCTAAAGATGTTGAATTGGAAACCCTAGCATCTGTACGGTTGTCTGATAGGGGTTCCCAAAATAGTGATTCGACTCACAACCTATCCG AGGTTCCTGTGGAGTATTCTCTGCAGCCTCTGCTGTCAGTCGAAGAGTTAAAG GACCAAGTTAAAGCGATCCATGAGGAACCCTTGGAAAGTATTACTGGTCAACCTGCTCAAGTCCCAATACAACATCTGATACGACCGTGCGATGGTTCATCAAATCTGGATCTGTCACCTATATATGTTACTCAGGCTGGTTCATATGTTCGAAGTCCATCTTCAGCAGAACAGAAAGTAGTACCAGTTGAAAACAAGAGGAATCCTCGCGTTGGAGATCAGGACATTAACTCTCCCAAACCAAAACCTTTTGCTGCACCTCCTATGCTGAAGGCCTCTTCTGATGGATACAATTGGCGCAAATATGGTCAAAAGCAAGTGAAGAGTCCAGAAGGGTTTCGGAGCTATTACAGATGCACATTTTCTGACTGTTACGCCAAAAAGATTGACTGCTGTGATCGATCTAACAGTGTCATAGAGACTGTCTACAGGAGTCTCCACAGTCATGATCCTCCACGAAAGCTAAATTGCATAACAGAAATTAAGGCTGCCCAACCAATTATGCCAATTGATTGTAGTAACGATACAACCCATTCAGCAAGATGCCCTAGTGAGCCAGTTCCATCCACGTCTTCAAAAGAAACTGTGCTTATAATTGATCAGATACCTGAAACAAAGCAGCAAGAGTCAAGTGGTTCTGACGAGACCACGGAAATCAGTTTTAAAGACGAGCAGGTCGATGGTCCTGGATGTGTAAACAG GCAGAAAAGAAGTTCTGCTGAATTGGGGCCTCTTTCCAAACCTGGAAAGAAAGGTAAATTTGTTGTTCACGCAGCTGGTGACATGGGGATATCAGGAGATGGCTACAGGTGGCGCAAGTATGGACAGAAGATGGTGAAGGGGAATCCCCATCCAAG AAACTACTACAGATGTACATCAGCTGGATGTCCTGTTCGAAAGCATATTGAGAAAGCTGTGGATAACTCTAGTGCTGTAGTAATAACCTACAAGGGAGTTCATGATCACGACATGCCAGTACCAAAAAAGCACCATGGCTCAAAGTCTTCTCCTCTAGTTGATGATACATGTGATTCCATGGACAACGTAAAAAGTATCAAAATGAAACCATATCAGAGTCAGACCCAACTGTCAATGGACAAAGAAAGTGATTTGACCAATGAATCAATGAATCTTGGTGGGGAGAAAACATTGGAATCCGCACAAACCCTTTTGAGCATTGAGTTTGAAATTAAGCCAAGTTGA
- the LOC140839592 gene encoding probable WRKY transcription factor 32 isoform X2 has translation MEEGARRSSVASLAAENENSNPPNEGEEVRGEATGEEDEQRLESGDNRNDCNVEKYSSRESGESKDVELETLASVRLSDRGSQNSDSTHNLSEVPVEYSLQPLLSVEELKDQVKAIHEEPLESITGQPAQVPIQHLIRPCDGSSNLDLSPIYVTQAGSYVRSPSSAEQKVVPVENKRNPRVGDQDINSPKPKPFAAPPMLKASSDGYNWRKYGQKQVKSPEGFRSYYRCTFSDCYAKKIDCCDRSNSVIETVYRSLHSHDPPRKLNCITEIKAAQPIMPIDCSNDTTHSARCPSEPVPSTSSKETVLIIDQIPETKQQESSGSDETTEISFKDEQVDGPGCVNRQKRSSAELGPLSKPGKKGKFVVHAAGDMGISGDGYRWRKYGQKMVKGNPHPRCTSAGCPVRKHIEKAVDNSSAVVITYKGVHDHDMPVPKKHHGSKSSPLVDDTCDSMDNVKSIKMKPYQSQTQLSMDKESDLTNESMNLGGEKTLESAQTLLSIEFEIKPS, from the exons ATGGAGGAGGGGGCGCGTCGGAGCTCTGTAGCTTCGCTCGCAGCGGAGAACGAGAATTCGAATCCTCCAAACGAAGGTGAAGAAGTTCGAGGTGAAGCAACCGGAGAAGAAGATGAACAGAGGCTAGAGAGTGGAGATAATAGGAATGATTGTAACGTTGAGAAATATTCCTCTCGTGAGAGCGGAGAATCTAAAGATGTTGAATTGGAAACCCTAGCATCTGTACGGTTGTCTGATAGGGGTTCCCAAAATAGTGATTCGACTCACAACCTATCCG AGGTTCCTGTGGAGTATTCTCTGCAGCCTCTGCTGTCAGTCGAAGAGTTAAAG GACCAAGTTAAAGCGATCCATGAGGAACCCTTGGAAAGTATTACTGGTCAACCTGCTCAAGTCCCAATACAACATCTGATACGACCGTGCGATGGTTCATCAAATCTGGATCTGTCACCTATATATGTTACTCAGGCTGGTTCATATGTTCGAAGTCCATCTTCAGCAGAACAGAAAGTAGTACCAGTTGAAAACAAGAGGAATCCTCGCGTTGGAGATCAGGACATTAACTCTCCCAAACCAAAACCTTTTGCTGCACCTCCTATGCTGAAGGCCTCTTCTGATGGATACAATTGGCGCAAATATGGTCAAAAGCAAGTGAAGAGTCCAGAAGGGTTTCGGAGCTATTACAGATGCACATTTTCTGACTGTTACGCCAAAAAGATTGACTGCTGTGATCGATCTAACAGTGTCATAGAGACTGTCTACAGGAGTCTCCACAGTCATGATCCTCCACGAAAGCTAAATTGCATAACAGAAATTAAGGCTGCCCAACCAATTATGCCAATTGATTGTAGTAACGATACAACCCATTCAGCAAGATGCCCTAGTGAGCCAGTTCCATCCACGTCTTCAAAAGAAACTGTGCTTATAATTGATCAGATACCTGAAACAAAGCAGCAAGAGTCAAGTGGTTCTGACGAGACCACGGAAATCAGTTTTAAAGACGAGCAGGTCGATGGTCCTGGATGTGTAAACAG GCAGAAAAGAAGTTCTGCTGAATTGGGGCCTCTTTCCAAACCTGGAAAGAAAGGTAAATTTGTTGTTCACGCAGCTGGTGACATGGGGATATCAGGAGATGGCTACAGGTGGCGCAAGTATGGACAGAAGATGGTGAAGGGGAATCCCCATCCAAG ATGTACATCAGCTGGATGTCCTGTTCGAAAGCATATTGAGAAAGCTGTGGATAACTCTAGTGCTGTAGTAATAACCTACAAGGGAGTTCATGATCACGACATGCCAGTACCAAAAAAGCACCATGGCTCAAAGTCTTCTCCTCTAGTTGATGATACATGTGATTCCATGGACAACGTAAAAAGTATCAAAATGAAACCATATCAGAGTCAGACCCAACTGTCAATGGACAAAGAAAGTGATTTGACCAATGAATCAATGAATCTTGGTGGGGAGAAAACATTGGAATCCGCACAAACCCTTTTGAGCATTGAGTTTGAAATTAAGCCAAGTTGA